In Panacibacter ginsenosidivorans, the following proteins share a genomic window:
- a CDS encoding methyltransferase domain-containing protein, which yields METIATNKLDTADLEQKVKKMYRDVAINPKGEYHFEMGRGLAEKLGYEKDDLDHIPAEAMESFAGVGYYFDMADLKEGDKVLDLGSGSGMDSCIGALKVGKKGSVCGVDMTDEQLEKATRLAKQHKFENITFYKSYIEQLPFDNESFDVIISNGVINLCSDKEKVFAEVSRVLKASGRMVIADIVTEKQLPENVVCNSTLWAACIGGASQQDDYRSAIEKAGMEILLIRNNDAYSFISKSAKGASKDYGVKSVSLIAVKK from the coding sequence ATGGAAACGATTGCAACCAATAAGCTTGATACAGCTGATCTCGAACAGAAAGTAAAAAAAATGTACCGGGATGTAGCAATAAATCCAAAAGGCGAATATCATTTTGAAATGGGCCGCGGTCTTGCTGAAAAATTGGGTTACGAAAAAGATGACCTCGACCATATTCCTGCTGAAGCGATGGAATCCTTTGCAGGTGTAGGATATTATTTTGACATGGCTGATTTGAAAGAAGGGGACAAGGTACTTGACCTTGGAAGCGGTTCAGGAATGGATAGTTGTATAGGGGCGTTGAAAGTAGGAAAGAAAGGAAGTGTTTGTGGCGTTGATATGACCGACGAACAATTAGAAAAAGCAACCAGACTTGCTAAGCAACACAAATTTGAAAATATCACTTTTTATAAATCGTACATTGAACAACTTCCGTTTGATAATGAAAGTTTTGATGTGATTATCAGTAACGGCGTTATCAATCTTTGCTCCGATAAAGAAAAAGTATTTGCAGAGGTTTCCCGGGTACTAAAGGCAAGCGGAAGAATGGTTATTGCAGATATTGTTACTGAAAAGCAATTGCCGGAGAATGTGGTTTGCAATTCTACGTTGTGGGCGGCATGTATCGGCGGCGCCAGCCAGCAGGATGATTACAGAAGTGCCATTGAAAAAGCAGGAATGGAAATTCTTTTGATAAGAAATAACGATGCTTACTCTTTCATATCAAAATCTGCAAAAGGTGCATCCAAAGATTATGGGGTGAAAAGTGTTTCATTGATTGCGGTGAAAAAATAA
- a CDS encoding cadmium resistance transporter, which produces MQEIEFIKTIKEMELIVTSILAFGGTNIDDIFLLVIFFANKDYKTKHIVIGQYIGIIALIGISIIGSFIGLLFDHIYIGLLGLLPVYFGIRDLFGLNKGRKGEREGKLLSHRKRANKTFSVAAVTFSNGGDNLGVYIPLFVTLGMPQKIVMVIIFLIMVAIWCIAAKYLSKHSAIANVIDRFGHIITPIVLILLGIYILYSNGVFRALGISMPR; this is translated from the coding sequence TTGCAGGAAATAGAATTCATTAAAACTATAAAAGAAATGGAGCTAATAGTAACCAGTATTCTTGCTTTTGGCGGCACTAATATCGACGATATATTCCTCCTGGTAATATTCTTTGCCAACAAAGACTATAAAACCAAACATATTGTCATTGGACAATACATAGGCATTATTGCCTTAATTGGAATTAGCATTATCGGGTCTTTTATTGGCCTGTTGTTCGATCATATCTATATTGGTTTGCTGGGATTATTACCCGTTTATTTTGGAATACGTGATTTATTTGGGCTTAATAAGGGCAGGAAGGGAGAGCGGGAAGGAAAATTATTATCACATCGAAAGAGAGCTAATAAGACATTTTCAGTAGCTGCTGTTACATTTTCAAACGGTGGTGATAATCTCGGAGTGTACATTCCTCTTTTCGTGACGTTAGGGATGCCTCAAAAGATTGTAATGGTTATTATCTTCTTAATCATGGTAGCAATTTGGTGCATCGCGGCAAAGTACTTAAGCAAGCATTCTGCTATCGCAAACGTCATTGATAGATTTGGCCATATTATTACCCCAATCGTGCTCATTTTATTAGGAATTTATATTCTTTACAGTAATGGCGTTTTCAGAGCATTAGGGATTTCAATGCCTCGTTAG
- a CDS encoding copper-translocating P-type ATPase, translated as MEHPPQQKYTCPMHPEVVSDKPGNCPKCGMALVPVKEKREHEKMGHSKIDHSKMKIDDQGMDHSKMGHSKMSGAHAGHDHHAMMIDDFKKRFYVVLILTVPILLLSEMIQHWLNIHFSFTGSQYVLLALSSVVFFYGGFPFLKGLIDEIKGKNLGMMTLIGFAITVAYVYSVATVFGLKGMDFFWELATLILIMLLGHWIEMKSIAGASRELELLVQLMPSDAHLVHDDQITDIRTETLKENDIVLVKPGEKVPADGIVTDGESYLNESMLTGESKPVEKKKGDKVIAGGINGNGAIKVSVLHAIKDSYLSQVIKLVQDAQNSKSKTQLIADKAARWLTVIAIIFGVATFLVWYISGSNLAFAIERMVTVVVICCPHALGLAVPLVVAKSTALSAKNGLLIKKRTDFENARKITTLVFDKTGTLTVGKFEVSKIVVLQKNIEEKELLRLAAALEENSEHPIATGILQKAKDLSVIIPAAQNFNAITGKGVEANVEGNDIKVVSPGYLKENKMPFPDNYNSDAAETVVFVIIKNNLAGYITLADTIRPESAEAIKTLHDNKIKAVLLTGDNKQVAESVSKKLGIDEYYAEVLPHQKLEKIKELQNKGEYVAMTGDGVNDAPALAQANVGIAVGSGSDIAAETAGIVLVNSNPKDIVNLILFGKATYKKMIQNLVWATGYNIVALPLAAGILYKSGILLSPAAGAVLMSVSTIIVAINASLLKVKK; from the coding sequence ATGGAACATCCTCCTCAACAAAAATATACCTGCCCGATGCATCCGGAAGTGGTTTCAGATAAGCCTGGTAATTGCCCAAAATGTGGAATGGCGCTCGTGCCTGTTAAAGAGAAACGGGAGCATGAAAAAATGGGCCACTCTAAAATTGATCATAGTAAAATGAAAATTGATGATCAGGGAATGGATCATAGCAAAATGGGTCACAGCAAAATGTCCGGTGCTCATGCAGGTCACGATCATCATGCCATGATGATTGATGATTTCAAAAAACGGTTCTATGTTGTATTGATATTAACTGTGCCCATTTTGCTGTTATCTGAAATGATACAACATTGGCTGAATATTCATTTCAGCTTCACAGGATCACAATATGTTTTATTAGCCTTATCGTCAGTTGTTTTCTTTTATGGTGGTTTTCCCTTTTTAAAGGGTTTGATTGACGAAATAAAAGGAAAGAATTTAGGAATGATGACGCTTATCGGGTTTGCGATCACCGTAGCTTACGTGTATAGTGTAGCCACAGTATTTGGATTAAAAGGAATGGACTTCTTTTGGGAACTGGCAACGCTTATTCTTATTATGTTGTTAGGACACTGGATTGAAATGAAATCTATTGCAGGGGCATCAAGAGAGTTGGAACTATTGGTGCAGCTTATGCCCTCCGATGCGCACCTTGTGCATGACGATCAAATTACGGATATAAGGACAGAAACACTTAAAGAAAATGATATTGTTCTTGTAAAACCTGGAGAGAAAGTACCAGCAGACGGAATTGTAACCGATGGTGAAAGTTATCTCAATGAAAGCATGCTTACCGGTGAATCAAAACCTGTGGAGAAAAAGAAAGGCGATAAAGTAATTGCTGGTGGTATCAATGGCAATGGCGCTATTAAAGTATCCGTTTTGCATGCTATCAAAGACTCCTATTTGTCACAAGTGATAAAACTGGTGCAAGATGCACAAAACTCAAAATCAAAAACACAATTGATTGCGGATAAAGCCGCACGTTGGCTTACCGTTATCGCAATTATATTTGGTGTAGCAACATTTTTAGTATGGTATATTTCGGGCAGCAATCTTGCTTTTGCCATTGAACGTATGGTAACTGTCGTTGTAATCTGTTGCCCGCATGCATTAGGTCTCGCAGTTCCTTTGGTGGTTGCAAAATCTACAGCGTTATCCGCAAAGAATGGTCTATTGATCAAGAAAAGAACCGACTTCGAAAATGCAAGAAAAATTACCACACTTGTATTTGATAAAACAGGTACACTTACTGTCGGAAAATTTGAAGTCTCCAAAATAGTAGTGCTGCAAAAGAATATAGAAGAAAAAGAATTGCTTCGTTTGGCTGCCGCCTTAGAGGAAAATTCAGAACATCCTATAGCTACCGGCATTCTGCAAAAAGCTAAAGATTTGTCTGTTATAATTCCTGCAGCTCAAAACTTTAATGCGATTACCGGCAAGGGTGTGGAAGCAAATGTGGAAGGCAATGATATTAAAGTGGTAAGCCCGGGTTATTTAAAAGAAAATAAAATGCCCTTTCCTGATAATTACAATAGTGATGCTGCGGAAACAGTAGTATTTGTTATCATAAAAAATAACCTTGCCGGTTATATTACTTTGGCGGATACTATACGACCCGAATCTGCAGAAGCAATAAAAACCCTTCATGATAACAAAATAAAAGCAGTGTTACTTACCGGAGATAACAAACAGGTTGCAGAAAGTGTAAGCAAGAAATTGGGTATAGATGAATATTATGCAGAGGTGTTGCCACACCAAAAACTGGAAAAGATTAAAGAGTTACAAAATAAAGGTGAATATGTTGCAATGACGGGTGATGGTGTAAATGATGCTCCTGCCCTGGCACAGGCAAATGTTGGTATAGCAGTAGGTTCGGGAAGTGATATAGCTGCAGAAACGGCAGGTATTGTGCTCGTAAACAGTAACCCGAAAGATATAGTTAACCTTATCTTGTTTGGTAAAGCGACTTATAAAAAGATGATACAAAATCTTGTTTGGGCAACAGGATATAACATCGTGGCACTTCCGCTTGCTGCGGGCATTTTGTACAAATCCGGTATTTTATTAAGTCCCGCAGCGGGCGCTGTTCTTATGAGCGTAAGCACAATTATAGTTGCTATTAATGCAAGCCTGTTAAAAGTAAAAAAGTAA
- a CDS encoding efflux RND transporter periplasmic adaptor subunit, whose translation MSMNYLDKHFESGKSVAGYRLLCHSLQRLLFYSLFIIVVPIIATSCKEKKQTDATVNKDVYYTCSMHPQIHEEHPGSCPICGMKLIAVPKSSMNATAQVHLSSVQIKLGNIQADTIRNGSIGDKMILTGTLNFNQDNLSSVSARVEGRIERLYFKNIGDYVRKGDRLYDLYSEQLNNAKQEYVTALQQESAIGNSLINYHALVESAKNKLLLWGMTNGQINQLADGQQASTLTSFYSTEDGYITTLNVKEGDYVMDGGTVVDLANLSTLWAEAQVYTTQMLSFKKSENVTVQIPDLNNQTIDGKIDFVNPEINPDTRISLVRVSIPNPNNQLHPGMPVYIIANSSAHNSIALPVDAVLTDSKGSIVWVETQPDVYEARMVKTGINDGNAVEIISGLHTGDVVVTSGAYLINSEYIFQHGANPMEGMDMTGMKM comes from the coding sequence ATGAGCATGAATTATTTGGATAAACATTTTGAATCAGGCAAAAGTGTTGCAGGGTATCGCCTGTTGTGTCACTCCCTTCAGCGTTTGTTATTTTATTCATTATTTATTATTGTTGTTCCAATTATTGCAACTTCATGTAAAGAGAAAAAGCAAACAGACGCAACAGTTAATAAAGATGTCTACTATACCTGCAGTATGCATCCGCAGATACATGAAGAACATCCAGGAAGTTGTCCCATCTGCGGCATGAAATTAATTGCAGTGCCTAAGAGCAGCATGAATGCAACAGCACAGGTTCATTTAAGTTCAGTGCAGATTAAGTTGGGCAATATACAGGCTGATACAATCAGGAATGGAAGCATTGGTGATAAAATGATCCTGACAGGCACCTTGAATTTTAACCAGGATAATCTTTCTTCAGTTAGTGCAAGAGTGGAAGGAAGAATTGAAAGACTATATTTTAAGAATATCGGTGACTATGTTCGTAAAGGAGATAGGCTTTATGATCTATACAGCGAACAACTCAATAACGCCAAGCAGGAATATGTAACAGCTTTGCAACAGGAAAGTGCAATTGGTAATTCACTTATAAATTATCATGCACTCGTAGAAAGCGCCAAAAATAAATTATTGTTATGGGGAATGACGAATGGACAAATCAATCAGCTTGCTGATGGCCAACAAGCATCAACACTTACTTCATTTTACAGCACAGAAGACGGTTACATTACAACTTTGAATGTAAAAGAAGGAGATTATGTAATGGATGGCGGCACTGTGGTCGATCTCGCAAATTTATCAACGCTTTGGGCAGAGGCACAGGTATATACTACGCAAATGTTATCATTCAAAAAAAGTGAAAATGTTACTGTACAAATTCCAGACTTAAATAATCAAACGATTGACGGAAAAATTGATTTTGTGAACCCTGAGATTAATCCTGATACGCGTATCAGTTTGGTACGTGTTAGCATTCCCAATCCCAATAATCAATTGCATCCTGGGATGCCGGTTTATATTATTGCAAACAGCAGTGCGCATAATTCGATTGCGTTGCCTGTTGATGCAGTATTAACAGATAGTAAAGGCTCAATTGTTTGGGTGGAAACGCAACCGGATGTTTACGAAGCAAGAATGGTGAAAACAGGGATCAATGATGGCAATGCAGTTGAAATCATTTCAGGGTTACATACAGGTGATGTTGTAGTTACAAGTGGCGCTTATTTAATAAACAGTGAATATATTTTTCAGCATGGTGCCAATCCAATGGAAGGAATGGATATGACCGGCATGAAGATGTAA
- a CDS encoding efflux RND transporter periplasmic adaptor subunit codes for MKKTFWLYLVSMIAAFTLIQACGSKQLKEANADTSSGDLYTCSMHPQVLEHHPGDCPICGMRLIKKNAEAASINNIELESLLKPANEFVVTSLPVTTAQEKNITVPVKVYGTVEYDTRAAGSISARVSGRIEKLYLRYRYQEVTDGQKIMDIYSPELVTAQQNLLFLLKSDADNISFINAAKQRLLLLGMSENELNKVMQTGKPLYSVSVYSNYSGHVHDAGMSNGDASNDMNSSSAVTQALSLKEGMYIQKGQTLFMIMNHHQAWAALQIFTSDQSLVKKGDAVHIIPETDTAAAIDGRIDFIEPFFRGNSKTLTARVYFHNMAMLPIGSHVTANIYAGNTQGLWLPASAVLSLGSNEVAFLKKDGGFVAHKITTGIRSNDNVQIVSGLNATDTVAVNAQYLIDSESFIKTASK; via the coding sequence ATGAAGAAAACATTTTGGTTATATCTAGTGAGCATGATTGCCGCTTTCACACTTATCCAGGCATGTGGTAGTAAGCAGTTGAAAGAAGCAAACGCAGACACTTCATCGGGAGACCTCTATACCTGTTCGATGCATCCCCAGGTGCTGGAACATCATCCGGGTGACTGCCCTATCTGTGGAATGAGGTTGATAAAGAAGAATGCGGAGGCTGCATCAATAAATAATATTGAGCTTGAAAGTTTGCTTAAGCCCGCAAATGAATTTGTTGTTACATCATTGCCTGTTACAACAGCCCAGGAAAAAAATATAACAGTCCCTGTTAAAGTCTATGGGACTGTAGAATACGATACGCGGGCGGCAGGTTCAATCTCTGCGCGTGTTTCAGGACGCATTGAAAAATTGTATCTGCGATACCGTTACCAGGAAGTTACAGATGGGCAAAAGATAATGGATATATACAGTCCTGAATTAGTGACTGCGCAACAGAATCTATTATTTCTTTTAAAGAGTGACGCTGACAATATTTCTTTCATCAACGCAGCCAAACAAAGGTTGTTGTTGCTTGGCATGAGCGAGAATGAATTGAACAAGGTTATGCAAACAGGCAAGCCATTATATAGCGTAAGTGTCTACAGTAACTATAGCGGACATGTGCATGACGCGGGGATGAGCAATGGAGACGCTTCAAATGATATGAATAGTTCTTCAGCCGTTACGCAAGCACTGTCACTAAAGGAAGGTATGTATATACAAAAGGGACAAACATTATTTATGATCATGAACCATCACCAGGCATGGGCTGCGCTGCAAATTTTTACAAGCGATCAGTCACTTGTAAAAAAAGGCGATGCTGTTCATATTATTCCAGAAACAGATACTGCTGCTGCTATAGATGGAAGGATTGATTTCATTGAACCTTTCTTTCGGGGTAATAGCAAAACACTTACTGCAAGAGTTTATTTTCATAATATGGCTATGTTGCCAATCGGCAGTCATGTAACGGCGAACATTTATGCCGGCAATACGCAAGGCTTATGGCTACCTGCGTCGGCAGTTCTATCTCTTGGCTCAAATGAAGTTGCATTCTTAAAGAAAGATGGAGGATTCGTTGCACATAAAATAACAACCGGCATCCGCTCAAATGACAATGTGCAGATAGTTTCAGGTCTTAATGCAACAGATACCGTTGCAGTGAATGCACAGTATTTAATAGACAGTGAAAGTTTTATCAAAACTGCTTCAAAATAA
- a CDS encoding TolC family protein encodes MKIFFAAITSMSLLCQAAAAQTLKLNDILDSIQQSYPSLKMYDAQIQSLDAAAKGAKSWMAPQVSTGLWMTPYNTNLWKADGAGNTGMGQYMISAEQMFPNKKYNDANEAYMKAMSSVEKENKQATLNELLATAKKNYYGWLIIEKKLSVLAQSEKLLEFMITNAETRYKNGLGKISAYYKAKASLGTIENMRVELENEIAQKRIAINTLMNRAKQTDFSIDTNYAVKDYSSSLFDSTLFYSNRSDIKAIDKNIQLTYLQQNVEKASLKPQFGVRYDHMFGFGGFPMQYTLMGMMKIPMNWSTKMNKANIESLKWKALSFEDQKVSMANEYSGMAYQMQQNIVAKKKQIELFDKNIIPALKKNYESTLLAYEQNTEELFELYDGWETLNNTQLEFLDQLDQLLSMQVDLEKVLEIK; translated from the coding sequence ATGAAAATATTTTTTGCTGCTATTACATCAATGAGCCTGTTGTGCCAGGCAGCAGCTGCACAAACATTAAAGCTGAATGATATTTTAGATAGTATCCAGCAATCTTATCCTTCTTTGAAAATGTACGATGCACAAATTCAATCTTTAGATGCAGCTGCAAAAGGTGCAAAGAGCTGGATGGCGCCGCAGGTTTCAACCGGTTTATGGATGACACCTTACAACACAAACCTCTGGAAGGCAGATGGAGCAGGCAATACAGGTATGGGGCAGTACATGATCTCTGCTGAACAAATGTTTCCTAATAAAAAATACAATGATGCCAACGAAGCATATATGAAGGCAATGTCATCCGTTGAAAAAGAAAATAAACAAGCCACCTTAAATGAATTATTGGCTACTGCCAAAAAGAACTATTACGGATGGCTCATCATTGAGAAGAAATTATCGGTGCTTGCACAAAGCGAAAAGTTATTAGAATTCATGATCACAAATGCTGAAACAAGATATAAGAATGGTTTGGGAAAAATAAGTGCTTACTATAAAGCAAAAGCATCACTGGGTACTATTGAGAATATGCGGGTTGAATTAGAAAATGAAATTGCACAAAAACGCATTGCGATAAACACACTAATGAATCGTGCTAAACAAACAGATTTTTCTATTGATACAAATTATGCAGTGAAAGATTATTCAAGTAGTTTATTTGACAGCACTTTATTTTATTCAAACCGCAGCGATATAAAAGCAATTGATAAAAATATTCAACTTACCTATCTGCAGCAAAATGTCGAGAAAGCAAGCTTAAAACCGCAATTCGGCGTAAGGTATGACCACATGTTCGGCTTTGGCGGGTTTCCGATGCAATATACTTTAATGGGTATGATGAAAATCCCAATGAACTGGTCAACAAAAATGAATAAAGCAAACATTGAAAGTTTGAAATGGAAAGCTTTGTCATTTGAGGATCAGAAAGTGTCTATGGCAAATGAGTATTCAGGAATGGCTTATCAAATGCAGCAGAATATTGTCGCAAAGAAAAAGCAGATTGAGCTTTTCGATAAAAACATCATTCCTGCTTTAAAGAAAAATTATGAAAGCACTTTGCTGGCTTATGAACAAAATACGGAAGAACTTTTTGAATTGTATGATGGCTGGGAAACGCTGAACAATACACAGCTTGAATTTCTTGATCAATTGGATCAGTTATTATCCATGCAGGTCGATCTTGAAAAAGTACTTGAAATAAAATAG
- a CDS encoding efflux RND transporter permease subunit: protein MSKEKNIKRKWWKRNYNKIPELERMRIIERSCKQVSRGVFFSTIIIITSFLPVFLLTGQEGKLFGPLAYTKTFIMIVDAILVVTLAPVLISFFMRGRFRPEGANPVNRFLERMYEPVIKTCIEWRKTTIGIMIIALAVSVPMVMSLGTEFMPPLDEGTILFMPVTLPDVSNSEVKRILQVQDKILTSVPEIKSVLGKAGRVNSATDNSPISMIETILMLKPKDEWRKGITKDSIISELNSKLQIPGVTNGWTQPIINRINMLSTGIRTDVGVKVYGQNLDSIYAFSQLIKRELSDINGVKDLYVEPITGGKYIDINIKREEIARYNLSVDDVNAVIETALGGAKITTTVEGRQRFSVNARFGQDYRNNIEALKRLQVQTMGFGPIPLEAVADIKITEGPPMINSENALLRGAVLFNVRERDLGSTVEDAQKKLNDAIGKMPKGYFIEWSGQYENLIRSEQTLKLIMPVVLVVIFISMYFAFHSAREALLSLISLPFALIGGAFMIYFWGVNLSVAVAVGFIALFGLAVETNIVMVIYLNDAMLQLITRKGNSRETINKEDLRESTIQGAAKRLRPKIMTVSVSLFALIPILWSSGVGSDVMKPIVLPMVGGVITSAIYILLVTPLIFLMSKEYELKKYGKISVAEVKH from the coding sequence ATGAGCAAAGAAAAAAATATAAAGAGAAAGTGGTGGAAGCGTAATTATAATAAAATCCCTGAGTTGGAGCGCATGCGCATTATTGAGCGCTCGTGCAAACAGGTTTCACGCGGTGTTTTCTTTTCAACCATAATCATCATCACATCTTTTTTACCCGTGTTTTTGTTAACAGGTCAGGAAGGAAAATTATTCGGGCCCCTTGCATATACCAAAACATTCATCATGATAGTAGATGCAATATTGGTTGTAACGCTTGCCCCCGTTTTAATTTCATTTTTTATGCGGGGAAGATTTCGTCCAGAAGGAGCTAACCCTGTTAACCGGTTTTTAGAAAGAATGTATGAGCCTGTAATAAAAACCTGCATTGAATGGCGTAAAACAACAATCGGGATCATGATAATTGCGCTGGCTGTAAGCGTTCCAATGGTAATGAGTCTAGGGACTGAATTTATGCCGCCACTTGACGAAGGAACTATTCTTTTTATGCCTGTTACATTGCCCGATGTTTCCAACAGCGAAGTCAAACGCATATTGCAGGTGCAGGATAAAATTCTTACGTCCGTACCTGAAATAAAATCGGTTTTGGGCAAAGCGGGAAGAGTAAATTCTGCAACGGATAATTCTCCCATAAGCATGATTGAAACAATCCTGATGCTAAAACCAAAAGATGAATGGAGAAAGGGCATTACAAAAGACAGTATCATCAGTGAGTTGAACAGTAAACTGCAAATACCTGGTGTAACCAATGGATGGACACAACCGATCATCAACCGCATCAACATGCTTTCAACGGGCATAAGAACGGATGTTGGTGTAAAAGTATATGGGCAAAATCTTGACAGTATTTATGCATTTTCTCAACTGATAAAAAGAGAATTGAGTGATATTAACGGAGTGAAAGATCTGTATGTTGAGCCCATTACAGGAGGTAAGTATATCGACATAAATATAAAGCGCGAAGAAATTGCACGTTACAATTTAAGTGTAGATGATGTGAATGCTGTCATTGAAACTGCGCTTGGTGGTGCAAAAATTACAACTACCGTTGAAGGCAGGCAAAGGTTCTCTGTGAATGCAAGATTTGGACAGGATTATCGAAACAACATCGAAGCGTTAAAACGTTTGCAGGTACAAACGATGGGTTTTGGTCCTATCCCTTTGGAAGCTGTTGCCGATATAAAAATTACAGAAGGTCCGCCAATGATAAATTCCGAAAATGCATTGTTGCGGGGCGCCGTTTTATTCAATGTGCGTGAAAGGGATTTGGGAAGTACAGTAGAAGATGCGCAGAAGAAATTGAATGACGCCATTGGCAAAATGCCCAAAGGTTATTTTATTGAATGGAGTGGTCAATATGAAAATCTTATTCGCAGTGAACAAACTTTGAAGTTAATAATGCCTGTTGTGCTGGTGGTTATTTTTATCAGTATGTATTTCGCGTTTCACTCTGCACGTGAAGCGTTGCTAAGTTTGATCTCACTTCCTTTTGCGCTCATCGGTGGTGCTTTTATGATATACTTCTGGGGTGTGAATCTCTCTGTTGCCGTCGCAGTTGGTTTTATTGCATTGTTTGGCCTTGCAGTGGAAACAAATATTGTCATGGTCATTTATCTCAATGATGCCATGCTGCAACTCATTACAAGAAAAGGGAATTCAAGAGAAACAATAAACAAAGAAGACCTGCGGGAATCTACCATCCAGGGTGCAGCCAAAAGATTGCGCCCAAAGATCATGACGGTAAGTGTGTCGCTGTTTGCACTCATCCCTATCTTATGGAGCAGTGGTGTGGGCAGCGATGTAATGAAACCTATTGTACTACCAATGGTTGGCGGTGTTATTACTTCGGCAATTTATATTCTGCTTGTAACACCGCTCATTTTTTTAATGAGCAAAGAATACGAACTAAAGAAATATGGAAAAATATCAGTGGCGGAAGTAAAACATTAA
- a CDS encoding efflux RND transporter permease subunit: MVNKLIELSLRNRLIVVILAIGLLVWGIFNIQRNPVDAIPDLSENQVIVFTEWMGQSPQIIEDQVTYPLVSNLQGVPKVKNIRGTSMFGMSFVYVVFDDDVDVYWARTRVLERLSYAQRLLPQGVTPTLGPDGTGVGHIFWYHLDAPKMDLGEQRALQDWYVKFALQTVPGVAEVASFGGFEKQYQLVIDPVKLQFYNLSMMDVMNKVKANNNDVGGRKFEMSNMAYIIRGLGYIKNKEDIESIALGNNNGIPVRVKDIGTVQMGPDLRLGIFDANGEGEVVGGIVVMRYGENADKVINDVKKKMGDVQKGLPEGVGFKIDYDRSELIEAAIANIKGKLIEEISIVCIIVIVFLLHWRSALSIIIQIPITIAISFILLNAFGLSSNIMSLTGIALAIGVIVDNGIIMSENAYRNLSEWQNSQPPNQPS; encoded by the coding sequence ATGGTTAACAAATTAATTGAACTCTCCCTTCGCAACAGGCTTATCGTAGTAATTCTTGCGATAGGCTTGTTGGTGTGGGGCATCTTCAACATTCAGCGAAACCCTGTTGATGCGATTCCTGACTTAAGCGAGAACCAGGTAATTGTTTTTACAGAATGGATGGGGCAAAGCCCTCAGATCATCGAAGACCAGGTAACATATCCCTTAGTGAGTAATCTGCAGGGTGTACCTAAAGTGAAAAATATTCGCGGTACATCTATGTTCGGGATGAGTTTCGTGTATGTTGTTTTTGACGATGACGTGGACGTGTACTGGGCACGCACAAGAGTGCTGGAAAGATTGAGCTATGCGCAACGTTTGTTGCCACAGGGTGTGACCCCAACACTTGGGCCAGATGGAACCGGTGTCGGGCATATTTTCTGGTATCATCTCGATGCCCCAAAAATGGATCTTGGAGAGCAACGGGCACTACAGGACTGGTATGTAAAATTTGCCTTGCAGACAGTACCAGGTGTTGCAGAAGTTGCTTCATTTGGCGGGTTTGAAAAACAATATCAATTGGTGATTGATCCTGTGAAGCTGCAGTTTTACAATCTTTCCATGATGGATGTAATGAACAAGGTAAAAGCGAATAACAATGATGTGGGTGGAAGAAAATTTGAAATGAGCAACATGGCTTATATCATCCGCGGGTTGGGTTACATCAAAAACAAAGAGGACATTGAAAGTATAGCACTTGGAAACAATAATGGCATTCCGGTTCGTGTAAAAGATATCGGAACGGTACAAATGGGCCCTGATCTGCGTTTGGGCATTTTTGATGCAAATGGTGAGGGTGAAGTCGTAGGCGGAATAGTGGTAATGCGTTACGGAGAGAATGCAGATAAAGTAATTAATGATGTTAAGAAAAAAATGGGCGATGTACAGAAAGGATTGCCCGAAGGCGTTGGATTTAAAATAGATTATGACCGGAGTGAACTGATCGAAGCAGCCATTGCCAATATTAAAGGCAAACTCATTGAAGAAATAAGTATCGTGTGCATTATCGTAATTGTTTTTCTGCTGCACTGGCGAAGTGCTTTAAGCATCATCATTCAAATACCTATTACCATTGCGATCAGTTTTATTCTGCTCAATGCATTTGGTTTATCATCCAACATCATGTCGTTGACAGGTATTGCGCTTGCCATCGGTGTTATCGTTGACAATGGCATTATCATGAGCGAGAATGCATACCGCAATTTATCAGAATGGCAAAATAGTCAACCACCTAATCAACCGTCATGA